From a single Collibacillus ludicampi genomic region:
- a CDS encoding helix-turn-helix transcriptional regulator, producing MRKNIERHMWPRLYKIHHLLLKKRYPSRQELAERLEVSPRTIQRDLDLLRDELGAPIEYDKMRGGYYYTNDQFSLIPLHLNVQEQLALQLAYLFSKQIADPLLQDMMYSAMEKIVYLFPNQVSMDLEEWDGIISSAQDTFYNQQMRDHFLLILNAIEKNQCLEMVYHSFSSQTVHNRRIDPYHLRKSRGTWYLIAYCHKRNSMRMFALQRIHSLRILDETFERQPFDIEDYMKGAFFEERGDQVFEVVLRFSAKQAPYIKERIWHSSQELYEETDGSVILRLQVSGLDSIKRWVLSYGKEVEVIEPLQLKNAVFGEVNELVKQYEKNLRKFSE from the coding sequence GTGAGAAAGAACATTGAACGTCACATGTGGCCGCGGCTCTATAAAATCCATCACTTATTGTTGAAAAAGAGATATCCTTCTCGTCAAGAATTGGCCGAACGATTAGAAGTGAGTCCCCGTACTATTCAGAGGGATCTTGATTTACTAAGAGATGAATTGGGGGCTCCGATCGAGTATGACAAAATGAGAGGCGGCTACTATTACACGAATGACCAATTCTCTTTAATTCCTTTACATCTAAATGTGCAGGAACAATTGGCTCTTCAACTAGCTTATTTATTCTCAAAACAAATTGCAGACCCTCTTCTGCAAGATATGATGTATTCGGCTATGGAAAAGATTGTTTATCTATTTCCAAACCAGGTGAGCATGGATTTGGAAGAATGGGACGGAATCATCTCTTCGGCTCAGGATACGTTTTATAACCAACAAATGAGAGATCATTTTCTTTTGATTCTAAATGCCATCGAGAAGAATCAATGTTTGGAGATGGTCTATCATTCGTTTTCCTCACAAACGGTGCACAATCGAAGAATCGATCCCTATCATCTACGCAAAAGCCGCGGCACATGGTATCTAATCGCTTATTGTCATAAACGTAACAGTATGCGCATGTTTGCCCTGCAAAGAATTCATTCGTTACGCATACTTGATGAGACATTCGAACGTCAACCATTTGATATAGAGGATTATATGAAGGGAGCTTTCTTTGAGGAAAGAGGAGATCAGGTCTTCGAGGTGGTTCTTCGCTTCTCGGCTAAACAGGCTCCTTACATTAAGGAACGGATATGGCATAGCAGTCAGGAATTATACGAAGAAACGGACGGATCAGTGATTTTGCGTCTTCAGGTGAGTGGACTCGATAGTATCAAACGATGGGTCTTATCCTATGGCAAAGAAGTGGAAGTGATCGAACCTTTACAACTGAAAAATGCTGTATTCGGCGAAGTGAATGAACTCGTGAAACAATATGAAAAAAATCTGCGCAAGTTTTCGGAGTGA
- the cas6 gene encoding CRISPR system precrRNA processing endoribonuclease RAMP protein Cas6: MLEELRVAQYRFVVEAGEQGIELPIFKTAALRGGFGQVFKSLVCTYPSLECKHCSLSETCPYPYVFETRPNQDAEIQQSFDNIPRPYILRASLDRQTRFQPGETFVFDLVLIGQAITYAPYFIYAFDRLLETGIGYGRRPGKLLRVEGIDLDTHLSFCIFDGHTKRLIGKEFVYSGQSIMEKAKKLRPQKVTLYFQTPFRTKWQGRYTDRTDFHIIIRSLLRRLSSIFYFHHQIKLNIDFSHIIRKAEAIQIVSDKTRWMDFSRFSARQDTKMNLGGFVGWATYEGDLEPFVPLLLAGELLHASKQAVFGLGQIRCVWG, translated from the coding sequence TTGTTAGAAGAGTTACGTGTAGCCCAATATCGATTTGTAGTGGAAGCAGGGGAGCAAGGAATCGAATTGCCTATATTCAAAACAGCCGCTTTGCGCGGAGGATTTGGACAGGTCTTTAAGTCACTCGTTTGTACATATCCGAGTCTTGAGTGTAAACATTGTTCTCTGTCAGAAACATGTCCATACCCTTATGTTTTTGAAACACGACCGAACCAAGATGCGGAAATTCAGCAATCTTTCGATAATATCCCAAGACCTTACATCCTGCGTGCAAGCCTCGACCGGCAAACGCGGTTTCAACCGGGTGAGACGTTTGTGTTTGATTTGGTACTGATCGGTCAAGCCATTACATACGCTCCTTACTTTATTTATGCATTCGATCGTTTGCTTGAAACCGGAATTGGTTACGGAAGGAGACCTGGAAAACTTCTTAGAGTAGAAGGAATAGATTTGGATACGCATCTTTCCTTTTGCATCTTTGACGGTCATACCAAGCGGCTGATCGGCAAAGAGTTCGTTTATTCGGGTCAAAGCATTATGGAAAAAGCGAAAAAACTCCGTCCCCAAAAGGTGACTCTGTATTTCCAAACTCCTTTTCGGACGAAATGGCAAGGCCGTTATACAGATCGGACAGATTTTCATATCATCATACGTTCTCTGCTAAGGAGATTATCAAGTATTTTCTACTTTCATCATCAAATAAAACTTAACATTGATTTTAGCCATATCATTCGGAAAGCAGAAGCTATTCAAATAGTTTCGGATAAAACACGATGGATGGATTTTTCACGTTTTTCCGCTCGTCAGGATACAAAGATGAACCTTGGGGGATTCGTCGGATGGGCAACGTATGAAGGGGACTTGGAACCATTTGTCCCTCTTTTGCTGGCAGGGGAACTCTTGCATGCTTCAAAACAAGCTGTGTTTGGTCTTGGGCAGATTCGATGTGTGTGGGGTTAG
- a CDS encoding endonuclease III domain-containing protein encodes MLNGDGILLSKIYDALFQYFGPRHWWPAETAEEVVIGAILVQGVAWSNVEKAISRLKHAGLLSLNAIHRADESVLAECVRSTLYYRMKVKKLKAFAGHIAQHYEGKLESLFDKPMGEARKELLQIYGIGPETADSILLYAGGLPTFVVDAYTRRIFSRMGYVEEKIPYEDLRRFFMERLPQSTELFNEYHALLVELGKQICTARKPKCGICPLGEWCKGKDKI; translated from the coding sequence TTGCTGAATGGGGATGGGATTTTGCTCTCCAAGATTTACGACGCACTTTTTCAGTATTTTGGTCCACGGCATTGGTGGCCTGCCGAAACGGCGGAAGAAGTCGTGATCGGCGCGATTCTTGTGCAGGGTGTTGCTTGGTCGAATGTTGAAAAAGCCATTTCCCGTTTGAAACATGCCGGATTGCTTTCTTTAAACGCCATCCATCGTGCGGATGAATCCGTGCTGGCGGAATGTGTGAGATCGACGTTATATTATCGGATGAAAGTGAAAAAGCTTAAGGCTTTCGCTGGCCATATCGCGCAACATTACGAAGGAAAGCTGGAAAGTCTGTTTGACAAGCCGATGGGAGAAGCGCGAAAGGAATTGCTTCAGATCTACGGAATCGGTCCAGAAACGGCAGATTCCATTCTCTTATACGCGGGAGGGCTTCCTACATTTGTGGTGGATGCGTATACGCGGAGGATCTTTTCGCGTATGGGGTATGTGGAGGAGAAGATTCCATACGAAGATTTGCGGAGATTTTTTATGGAGAGGCTCCCGCAATCTACCGAATTATTTAATGAATACCACGCACTCCTCGTCGAATTAGGAAAACAGATATGTACAGCCCGAAAACCAAAGTGTGGTATATGTCCGTTGGGAGAATGGTGTAAAGGCAAGGACAAGATATGA
- a CDS encoding Hsp20/alpha crystallin family protein, with product MALIPRLPSDIFRPEFLDSLRTFGDVFKGVSEFPKTDIHETPTEVIITAEIPGVEKKDDVKITVHEDHIHLSGKVERVTEQHEENIHRQERFYGHFSRTLSLPSPVDEAGAKASYKNGILEIRLPKIHQETGRQIDIDFS from the coding sequence ATGGCATTGATACCACGTTTGCCATCTGATATCTTTCGCCCTGAATTTCTCGATTCACTGCGTACATTCGGTGACGTTTTCAAAGGAGTTTCAGAGTTTCCGAAAACGGACATCCATGAAACGCCAACAGAGGTAATCATCACAGCGGAAATACCGGGAGTCGAGAAAAAGGATGATGTCAAGATTACCGTTCACGAAGATCATATTCATCTCAGCGGAAAAGTCGAGCGAGTGACCGAACAGCATGAAGAAAATATCCATCGGCAGGAACGTTTCTACGGACATTTTTCTCGAACGCTGTCTCTTCCTTCCCCTGTGGATGAAGCGGGCGCCAAAGCGAGTTATAAAAACGGCATATTGGAAATTCGCCTGCCGAAAATCCATCAAGAAACCGGCAGACAAATTGATATTGACTTTAGCTAG
- a CDS encoding DEAD/DEAH box helicase: MRVSVTNQPPVEATGVTGDEIDLFQRYIGDTRRFPFEHQARAFQIIREGKECVLVAGTAAGKTLSVVIPLLLRVQKGLSRKILFLYPALALLEDQLQTIRRVAQSIGYENAIGHIYGGMTRRELTEQLTKPILVATPDAIYWFVEKNTKYGPLFLYSLCQVDDIVIDEAHILSGLMGENLKAFLDRLNVLRTQFLHKKRIRVHVLTATPTEVVDKLSKGEKVYGRSKVGEVIFEAELLSKGNTESWLQLIQREANGDFRRMIVVVNSAKRAHQLFFACKEEQQNSKRIMPFLRQFGWIRLQDVGRVLYTQYPHLLSTVEGWMREQTEHILIPLQNLYDDDNLLVSAGTLSEWGESWTERWKKRISSEIKEFFQKESKRKLEYTLNGKWRNHQALMRFGRLTYQDYQRTIDQYAEHLIRAWEANIHTLVEESDEAVLTKRGLQEFFRTLSLDPLFHGIADDLKNDVFRQRIPLRHVNTPFEKLLTLPLPSIPIREVEEVCIKLGISFESVFQACMKQIQLKYIGFLQGTDIPVILYTGSMTKRARNGLIEAFQSDEIRQAILISTSAVEVGVDFDADLLLSEECTSNSFLQRFGRVGRRGGNFQRVVLLTQDGGLYGKFRRAFENKDRLTREEFSEEIRSLLPERKHLNSSPYIHLLHSHVTRRLGEVGRLIAPDQPEVERLLLEKCGFRYGLRSTLPQVELLDEGIGKDPFQILSYIPKEQLRTHYDSFTVAKADVFFDQLIYMKRMYRILINQDATLKQMKVMLYWHKGQLHGIDPTILMQAATRGQPCFYQNTVHAVLNRPNALKLALSETHMAKFTQVYPYLQAIQENPKLNRYILGIGDIILQRGSGHDLHDLIDQEDDPIILRNQMFLYCPYEAGRDSKDTISWEGFEQELLVFRNEDYPEFNQPFGHILIDRVAGACVEMYRRMVETA, encoded by the coding sequence GTGAGGGTTTCCGTGACGAATCAACCGCCTGTCGAAGCAACCGGCGTAACGGGGGATGAAATCGATCTCTTCCAAAGGTATATAGGCGATACGCGAAGGTTCCCCTTTGAACACCAGGCTCGAGCATTCCAAATCATCCGCGAAGGGAAAGAGTGTGTGCTTGTTGCAGGGACTGCGGCGGGAAAAACATTATCGGTTGTGATTCCTTTGCTTTTGCGGGTTCAAAAAGGACTGTCACGAAAAATCTTGTTTCTTTACCCCGCATTGGCACTGCTGGAGGACCAGCTACAGACGATACGCAGAGTGGCTCAGTCCATCGGTTATGAGAACGCGATCGGTCATATCTACGGGGGAATGACCAGAAGAGAGCTTACGGAGCAATTAACGAAGCCGATCCTAGTGGCGACACCGGATGCGATCTACTGGTTTGTCGAAAAAAACACAAAGTATGGCCCCTTGTTTTTGTACAGCCTTTGTCAAGTGGACGATATCGTGATCGATGAAGCACATATCTTGTCAGGTCTCATGGGGGAAAATCTGAAAGCGTTTCTGGACCGACTCAACGTTCTTCGCACTCAGTTTTTACATAAAAAACGAATACGGGTTCACGTCTTGACGGCTACACCAACAGAAGTCGTTGACAAGTTGTCCAAAGGTGAGAAGGTGTATGGCCGATCCAAGGTGGGAGAAGTAATTTTTGAAGCGGAGTTGTTAAGTAAGGGAAACACTGAATCATGGTTGCAATTGATTCAGCGGGAAGCAAATGGTGATTTTCGCCGTATGATTGTCGTTGTCAATTCCGCCAAACGAGCGCATCAATTATTTTTTGCTTGCAAGGAAGAACAGCAGAATAGCAAGAGGATCATGCCTTTTCTCAGACAGTTTGGTTGGATACGTTTGCAGGATGTCGGACGGGTTCTTTATACACAATATCCGCATCTTCTATCCACTGTTGAAGGGTGGATGCGTGAACAGACAGAGCATATTCTTATTCCTTTACAAAATTTGTATGATGATGACAATCTTCTTGTTTCGGCGGGCACCTTGTCGGAGTGGGGGGAGTCATGGACGGAGCGGTGGAAGAAGAGAATTTCTAGTGAAATAAAAGAATTTTTTCAAAAAGAGAGTAAGAGGAAGCTGGAATATACCTTAAACGGGAAATGGAGAAACCATCAAGCACTCATGCGATTCGGGCGTCTTACATATCAAGACTATCAGCGAACGATCGACCAATATGCGGAACATCTGATTAGGGCATGGGAAGCGAATATTCACACGCTTGTGGAAGAATCGGACGAAGCCGTATTGACAAAGAGAGGTTTACAGGAATTCTTCCGAACGTTATCACTTGATCCTCTCTTTCACGGGATTGCTGATGACCTGAAGAACGATGTATTTCGCCAGCGAATCCCGTTACGTCATGTGAACACTCCTTTCGAAAAACTTCTTACTCTGCCTCTTCCCTCGATACCGATTCGTGAAGTGGAAGAAGTGTGTATAAAGCTGGGGATTTCTTTCGAATCTGTTTTTCAGGCATGTATGAAACAGATTCAATTGAAATATATCGGATTCTTGCAAGGGACGGATATTCCGGTCATTCTCTATACAGGCAGTATGACCAAGAGAGCGAGAAATGGTTTGATAGAGGCTTTTCAGTCTGACGAGATCAGACAGGCGATCCTCATATCCACGAGTGCGGTTGAGGTGGGGGTGGATTTTGATGCGGATCTGTTACTTTCGGAGGAATGTACTTCGAACTCTTTTCTGCAACGATTTGGAAGGGTCGGGAGAAGAGGTGGCAATTTCCAGCGTGTGGTTCTCTTGACACAAGACGGTGGGTTATATGGAAAATTCCGCAGGGCATTTGAAAACAAGGATCGACTAACGAGAGAAGAATTTTCGGAGGAAATTCGTTCCCTCCTTCCGGAACGCAAACATTTGAATTCTTCTCCTTATATCCACCTTCTGCACTCCCATGTGACGAGAAGATTGGGGGAGGTCGGCCGGTTAATCGCACCCGATCAACCAGAAGTGGAACGATTGTTGCTAGAAAAATGCGGGTTTCGCTACGGTCTGCGCAGTACACTTCCCCAAGTCGAGTTACTTGATGAAGGTATCGGTAAAGATCCGTTTCAGATTTTGTCCTATATTCCGAAAGAACAATTGCGAACACATTATGATTCATTCACAGTTGCAAAAGCGGATGTTTTTTTCGATCAGCTGATCTATATGAAGCGAATGTATCGTATACTGATCAATCAAGATGCGACATTGAAACAGATGAAAGTTATGTTGTACTGGCACAAGGGTCAATTGCACGGGATTGATCCGACCATTCTCATGCAAGCCGCTACACGTGGACAGCCTTGCTTCTATCAAAATACGGTCCATGCGGTTTTAAATCGTCCTAACGCTTTGAAACTGGCGTTGAGCGAAACACATATGGCGAAATTTACTCAGGTTTATCCTTATTTACAAGCGATTCAAGAGAATCCAAAACTCAATCGGTATATTCTCGGGATCGGAGATATTATTCTTCAACGTGGAAGCGGACATGATTTGCACGACCTGATCGATCAAGAGGATGACCCGATCATATTAAGAAACCAAATGTTCCTGTATTGTCCTTATGAAGCGGGGCGGGATAGCAAGGATACAATTTCGTGGGAAGGGTTCGAACAAGAGTTGCTCGTTTTCCGTAATGAGGATTATCCGGAGTTCAACCAGCCGTTCGGGCATATTTTGATTGACCGTGTGGCGGGAGCATGTGTGGAAATGTACAGAAGGATGGTAGAGACTGCATGA
- a CDS encoding nucleotidyltransferase domain-containing protein, translating into MYTARNVRIFGSQARGEENEYSDVDMLVRCI; encoded by the coding sequence ATGTACACAGCAAGGAACGTTCGTATTTTCGGATCGCAAGCTCGCGGAGAGGAAAACGAATACAGTGATGTGGATATGCTCGTTCGTTGCATTTGA
- a CDS encoding alanyl-tRNA editing protein, with the protein MTRKLYYEDVYLREFTAHIVEIGTANGTPYVVLDQTAFYPTGGGQPCDHGSIHGVRVVDVEKVGERIVHHLAEPLSLESSDPRVYGQIDWDRRFDHMQQHTGQHILSAAFEQLFHGETVGFHLGRETVTVDITLPALDQEIVQQVESLANRIVFENRIIQARFVEPEELKQLPLRKPPQVRENIRIVTITDFDHNPCGGTHPERTGEGGPIKILSWERYKGHVRVEFVCGWRALKEMSEKQQILRQLILQLTCGEHELPANVIRLLDERKDKEKALQEACSKLLDFEANEWVKQSVPRHGIHLVTRTFAERSMQEMQRLAQQITARDPLAVVLFVSGGTKTQLVFARGSDVRVEMNALLKETLPLIAGKGGGTPAIAQGGGVTSQSPDEVLAHAVNLLEQKLEQIVKGK; encoded by the coding sequence GTGACGCGCAAATTGTATTATGAAGATGTGTATCTGCGTGAATTTACAGCACATATCGTTGAAATCGGCACGGCAAACGGTACTCCTTATGTGGTATTGGATCAAACGGCGTTTTACCCGACGGGAGGTGGACAACCGTGCGATCACGGATCGATTCACGGAGTTCGGGTCGTCGATGTCGAGAAAGTCGGCGAGCGGATCGTCCACCATTTGGCCGAGCCGCTCTCACTCGAATCGTCCGACCCACGTGTATATGGACAAATCGATTGGGACCGCCGCTTCGATCATATGCAACAACATACGGGTCAGCATATTTTGTCTGCCGCGTTTGAACAGCTGTTTCATGGGGAGACGGTCGGATTTCATCTGGGCCGTGAGACGGTGACTGTCGATATCACTTTGCCTGCTCTCGATCAGGAGATCGTTCAACAGGTAGAATCATTGGCGAACCGCATCGTCTTTGAAAATCGCATCATTCAAGCGCGATTTGTCGAACCTGAAGAATTGAAGCAGTTGCCATTGCGTAAACCGCCCCAAGTGCGTGAAAACATTCGTATCGTTACAATTACCGATTTTGACCACAATCCTTGCGGCGGAACACATCCAGAGAGAACGGGGGAAGGCGGCCCCATCAAGATTCTCTCCTGGGAACGGTACAAAGGTCATGTTCGCGTTGAATTTGTTTGCGGATGGCGTGCATTGAAGGAGATGAGCGAGAAACAACAGATCCTGCGCCAATTGATTCTGCAATTGACCTGCGGGGAGCATGAACTTCCGGCCAATGTTATTCGACTGCTCGACGAACGAAAAGATAAAGAAAAGGCGTTACAGGAAGCGTGCAGTAAATTGCTGGATTTCGAAGCGAACGAATGGGTCAAACAATCCGTGCCGCGACATGGTATCCATCTGGTGACTCGAACGTTCGCAGAACGTTCGATGCAAGAAATGCAGCGGCTTGCCCAACAGATCACGGCGCGTGATCCCTTGGCTGTAGTCCTGTTTGTCTCAGGGGGAACGAAAACGCAACTCGTTTTTGCCCGCGGTTCCGACGTTCGCGTCGAAATGAACGCCTTGCTCAAAGAAACCCTCCCGCTGATTGCGGGCAAAGGGGGAGGAACTCCCGCAATCGCACAAGGGGGCGGCGTGACATCACAATCGCCGGACGAAGTTCTCGCACACGCGGTGAATCTGTTGGAGCAGAAGCTAGAGCAGATTGTCAAAGGGAAGTGA
- the codY gene encoding GTP-sensing pleiotropic transcriptional regulator CodY: MELLEKIQRFNRMLQKSAVQGVDFKELAKLLSEMVHANVYIVGKHGKILGYGLAEYELTLEWNQIMNVDRRFPGEFNEHLLRIDETVKNIEDKSQFLVFSEEENEVFKKKNITIVPIRGGGERLGTLVLARLQNKFEDEDLILAEYGATVVGMEIIRSEQEMMQENARNRAIVSLAIESLSFSEQEAIQHIFQELDGSEGLLVASKVADRVGITRSVIVNAIRKLESAGVIESRSLGMKGTYIKVLNPLFLEQLEKLNK; this comes from the coding sequence ATGGAATTGTTGGAAAAAATTCAACGGTTTAATCGGATGTTACAAAAATCGGCCGTACAAGGCGTAGATTTCAAAGAATTGGCGAAACTGCTTTCCGAGATGGTGCATGCAAACGTCTATATTGTAGGCAAACATGGCAAAATCCTCGGTTACGGGCTGGCCGAATATGAACTTACCCTCGAATGGAATCAAATTATGAATGTGGATCGTCGTTTCCCTGGCGAGTTTAATGAACATCTTCTGCGAATCGACGAAACGGTGAAAAACATCGAAGATAAGAGCCAGTTCCTCGTGTTCTCCGAAGAAGAAAATGAAGTATTCAAGAAGAAGAATATTACGATCGTGCCGATCCGCGGGGGTGGGGAACGCCTCGGTACATTGGTTCTCGCACGTTTGCAGAACAAGTTTGAAGATGAAGATCTGATCCTCGCCGAATACGGGGCTACGGTTGTCGGGATGGAGATCATCCGTTCCGAACAGGAAATGATGCAAGAAAATGCACGCAACCGTGCGATTGTAAGTTTGGCGATCGAATCGCTTTCCTTCTCCGAACAAGAAGCGATTCAGCATATCTTCCAAGAGCTTGATGGCAGCGAAGGTCTCCTTGTCGCTTCGAAAGTGGCGGATCGTGTAGGTATCACTCGTTCCGTGATTGTGAACGCCATCCGCAAGCTGGAGTCTGCCGGCGTGATTGAATCGCGTTCTCTTGGAATGAAGGGTACGTACATCAAAGTCTTGAACCCGTTGTTCCTTGAACAATTGGAGAAATTAAATAAATAA
- a CDS encoding GGDEF domain-containing protein: protein MTELYNRRFVYKTFPKILAKAKKRNQRIQVFIVDVDDFKKINDSFGHEIGDSVLQSISTALLQNTRKTDIVARWGGDEFLIILSCDDSLPFIERIEENLQKISNEIRRNISISIGNSIYPDNGGSLDDLIKNADKDMYKLKFSNKKGYPSI, encoded by the coding sequence TTGACTGAGCTGTATAATCGAAGATTTGTATATAAAACGTTTCCTAAGATATTAGCCAAGGCAAAAAAACGAAATCAGCGAATACAGGTTTTTATTGTCGATGTTGATGATTTTAAAAAGATTAATGATTCATTTGGACATGAAATTGGAGATTCAGTGTTACAAAGCATATCAACCGCTTTGTTGCAAAACACAAGGAAGACGGACATTGTTGCCCGTTGGGGAGGAGATGAATTTCTTATCATTTTATCATGTGATGATTCATTACCATTTATAGAACGCATTGAAGAAAACCTACAAAAAATATCTAATGAAATAAGGAGAAATATTTCAATCTCAATAGGAAACTCCATTTATCCGGACAACGGAGGCAGTCTTGATGATTTAATTAAGAACGCAGATAAGGATATGTATAAGTTAAAGTTTTCAAATAAAAAAGGTTATCCTTCTATATAA
- a CDS encoding M20 family metallopeptidase — MITETLASVIETVKEEVIRWRRHFHQNPELSFQEEKTAQFVYDTLQSFGNLKVSRPTKTSVMARLIGEQPGKVLAIRADMDALPIQEENDFEFASKNPGVMHACGHDGHTAMLLGTAKVLSKLKDRIKGEVRFLFQHAEELFPGGAEEMVQAGVMEGVDMVIGAHLWTPLESGKIGVVYGPMMAAPDTFWITIKGKGGHAALPQQTIDSIAVGAQVVINLQHIVSRNTDPLDHLVVSITKFVAGTTHNVIPGTVEMCGTVRSLNPELRRSVPELMERIVKGITEAHGADYTFKYEYGYRPVINDREVTRVIEETVREVFGEEALDLMKPNMVGEDFSAFQQKAPGTFFYVGAGNKDKGIMYPHHHPRFTIDEDVLENGVKMFVHATFKLLNQS; from the coding sequence ATGATAACAGAAACGCTCGCATCTGTCATCGAGACGGTCAAAGAAGAGGTGATTCGATGGCGGCGCCATTTTCATCAAAACCCTGAGCTCTCGTTCCAGGAAGAAAAGACGGCACAGTTTGTTTATGATACGCTTCAATCTTTCGGAAATTTAAAAGTCTCCCGTCCAACGAAGACGAGTGTGATGGCACGCTTGATCGGGGAACAACCGGGGAAGGTGCTCGCGATCCGAGCGGATATGGACGCTTTGCCTATACAGGAAGAAAACGATTTTGAGTTCGCATCGAAAAATCCTGGCGTCATGCATGCGTGTGGGCATGACGGTCATACGGCTATGTTGCTTGGAACGGCAAAAGTTCTTTCCAAGTTGAAAGACCGGATAAAAGGGGAAGTTCGTTTCCTGTTCCAACACGCGGAGGAATTGTTCCCAGGCGGGGCTGAGGAAATGGTGCAAGCCGGTGTGATGGAAGGGGTTGACATGGTCATCGGGGCCCATCTCTGGACTCCTCTTGAAAGCGGAAAGATCGGTGTCGTTTATGGTCCGATGATGGCAGCTCCTGATACGTTCTGGATTACGATCAAAGGGAAAGGAGGTCATGCGGCACTTCCCCAACAAACGATTGATTCGATCGCGGTCGGAGCACAGGTTGTCATTAACCTGCAGCATATCGTCTCTCGTAACACAGACCCTCTCGATCATCTGGTCGTTTCGATTACGAAGTTTGTGGCAGGAACGACACATAATGTCATTCCGGGAACGGTAGAAATGTGCGGTACCGTGCGTAGCTTGAATCCTGAACTGCGCCGTTCTGTTCCCGAACTTATGGAGCGGATTGTTAAAGGGATTACGGAAGCGCACGGGGCAGACTACACATTCAAATACGAATATGGTTACCGCCCGGTCATCAACGATAGGGAAGTCACTCGAGTCATTGAGGAAACCGTTCGCGAAGTGTTTGGCGAGGAAGCCCTTGATCTCATGAAACCGAACATGGTCGGTGAAGATTTCTCTGCCTTCCAGCAAAAAGCACCCGGTACCTTCTTCTATGTGGGAGCGGGTAACAAGGACAAGGGGATCATGTATCCACATCATCATCCACGTTTTACAATCGATGAAGATGTATTGGAAAACGGAGTAAAAATGTTCGTGCACGCGACGTTCAAATTGCTGAATCAATCATGA
- a CDS encoding CRISPR-associated endonuclease Cas3'', which translates to MNLVDRMNKAVAKSLPRVSLFEHSFGVLQIVDHMIRQTEGYSNDQASVLRLGAFLHDIGKLNADFQEMLLSSDKSQMKRVKHEAQTYQFYEDVMNERNDVVEWLAEALNCRVINPKDWGDVFAFAVTHHGLFYSSLEEGKWHARREWTRMSPKEERRITLADLMIRYYPLGGAVIFADMLHSEQLSSGRDNVSEIKGMKHPSDWLLYVRRRKEELFHVKEIDHETRIPLDLLELLIA; encoded by the coding sequence ATGAATCTAGTGGATAGGATGAATAAGGCTGTTGCCAAATCTTTACCCAGAGTCAGCCTTTTTGAGCATAGTTTCGGTGTCCTTCAGATCGTCGATCATATGATACGGCAAACGGAAGGATACTCGAATGATCAGGCGTCTGTTCTGCGGCTCGGTGCATTTCTGCACGATATCGGGAAATTGAACGCAGACTTTCAAGAAATGCTGCTTTCATCGGACAAAAGCCAGATGAAACGGGTCAAGCATGAAGCTCAAACATACCAGTTTTATGAAGATGTCATGAACGAAAGAAATGATGTGGTTGAATGGCTTGCGGAAGCCCTGAACTGTAGGGTCATCAATCCAAAGGATTGGGGAGATGTATTTGCGTTCGCTGTTACCCATCACGGTTTGTTTTACAGTTCCCTGGAAGAAGGAAAGTGGCACGCACGGCGAGAATGGACGCGGATGAGTCCGAAAGAGGAACGGCGTATCACATTGGCCGATCTGATGATCCGCTATTATCCGCTAGGAGGAGCAGTCATTTTTGCAGACATGCTTCATTCGGAACAATTGTCTAGCGGACGGGACAACGTCTCCGAAATCAAGGGAATGAAACATCCAAGTGACTGGCTGCTCTATGTCCGCCGGAGAAAAGAGGAGTTATTCCACGTAAAAGAAATCGATCACGAGACGAGGATCCCCTTGGATCTTTTGGAACTGTTAATCGCATGA
- a CDS encoding aspartyl-phosphate phosphatase Spo0E family protein — protein sequence MATEMKLLQTIEQVREQMYKVARANRMNLVADDIVSISHTLDWLLVKVQRERMETWRRKQKRSLVSGNDGN from the coding sequence ATGGCAACTGAGATGAAGCTCCTGCAAACGATTGAACAGGTACGTGAACAAATGTACAAAGTTGCTCGTGCCAACCGCATGAACTTGGTGGCCGATGACATCGTTTCGATCAGTCACACACTCGATTGGTTGCTCGTCAAAGTTCAGCGGGAGCGAATGGAAACCTGGAGAAGGAAACAAAAGCGTTCCTTGGTATCAGGGAATGATGGTAACTAA